One genomic segment of Methanolinea mesophila includes these proteins:
- a CDS encoding MarR family winged helix-turn-helix transcriptional regulator: MRPQDEQLFEIFERLLRARNECSCKIFSECGLSDMTVTQISYLKTIDEQGRVTFSRLAEITRNSKPTVSEMINKFVRMDCVYREPSPDDGRVLYISLTEKGRRIAQAERYALRMVIEQMMESLDEREKVLLARLLEKVG; the protein is encoded by the coding sequence ATGAGACCACAGGACGAGCAGCTGTTCGAGATATTTGAACGCCTTCTTCGGGCCAGGAACGAATGCTCCTGCAAAATCTTCTCCGAATGCGGGCTGTCTGATATGACGGTCACCCAGATCTCCTACCTGAAGACGATCGATGAACAAGGGAGAGTCACCTTCAGCAGGCTCGCAGAGATCACCAGGAACTCGAAACCGACCGTAAGCGAGATGATCAACAAGTTCGTCCGGATGGACTGCGTGTACCGGGAACCCTCTCCCGACGACGGGCGGGTGCTTTACATCAGCCTGACCGAGAAAGGGCGGAGGATCGCCCAGGCGGAACGGTATGCGCTCCGGATGGTGATCGAGCAGATGATGGAGTCTCTCGACGAACGGGAGAAGGTACTCCTCGCAAGGCTGCTCGAAAAGGTCGGGTAA
- the lon gene encoding endopeptidase La gives MLSAHNETTQDTLVVPLFEIVVFPESRTKFHVDQSTGELLLARMKVAGAATAVGLAVKEETSPSEVTAASLYTIGSLLHVTRVQPSDDGYLVCAQAVQRVKAVFMHEKAGHLYAELKALPDTHDLGEEMRAQILGDVRATVLEIGKRFPGSEQFVRPLERMESVDQIMAFVMPFLPVEVAEKQALLETVSVRQRYIRFLEMLVTAREDINLRLEMAQKVNERVSRSNREAMLREQLRVIQEELNEGDGSSADGGYRKRVEESDMPEEVRKKALAEVRKLETGGSHNHESAVIRNYLDLMLELPWVTGEKKSIDIDEARQVLDRHHNGLEKVKERIIQHLAVMKLKQEKQGSILLFAGPPGTGKTSLGRSIAEALGREYVRISLGGVRDEAEIRGHRRTYVGALPGRIIQGMKKAGTKNPVFILDEVDKLAVSYAGDPAAALLEVLDPEQNSTFSDHYLEVAYDLSDVLFIATANTLATIPAPLLDRMELIEISGYTKNEKFAIAKDHLLPETLKEHGLEPGQLVIEDEALKVIIDSYTREAGVRWLKKQLAKTARYLSEKIVSGKAELPFVVTVEMLPEILGKEPVRKEMARKEPVPGVVTGLAWTPVGGEILFIEGTFMPGTGKLTLTGQLGDVMKESATISLSLLRSRLANTENGFDFIKSDIHIHVPSGATPKDGPSAGVTLFSALASLITGKTVDPLLAMTGEITLSGAVLPVGGIKEKVLAAHRAGIRKVILPKENERDLQDVPEDVREELMFVTVENVDEVLREALGIELPRTVFLHKGNSVIPVQNC, from the coding sequence ATGCTATCAGCACACAACGAAACCACACAGGACACCCTGGTCGTACCGCTCTTCGAGATCGTCGTATTTCCGGAGAGCCGGACGAAATTCCACGTCGACCAGTCCACAGGAGAACTCCTGCTCGCCCGGATGAAGGTTGCCGGGGCAGCGACCGCGGTCGGGCTCGCGGTGAAGGAGGAGACCTCCCCTTCCGAAGTGACCGCCGCGTCGCTCTACACTATCGGGAGCCTTCTCCACGTCACCCGGGTACAGCCCTCCGACGACGGGTACCTCGTCTGCGCCCAGGCGGTGCAGCGGGTGAAGGCCGTGTTCATGCATGAAAAAGCCGGGCATCTCTATGCGGAGTTGAAGGCGCTTCCCGATACCCATGACCTCGGAGAAGAGATGCGGGCACAGATCCTCGGGGATGTCAGGGCGACCGTGCTGGAGATCGGGAAACGGTTCCCGGGGTCCGAGCAGTTCGTCCGGCCGCTCGAGCGGATGGAGTCCGTCGACCAGATCATGGCGTTCGTGATGCCCTTCCTGCCGGTCGAGGTCGCCGAAAAGCAGGCGCTCCTCGAGACGGTCTCGGTCCGGCAGCGGTACATCCGGTTCCTGGAGATGCTCGTCACGGCCCGGGAGGATATCAACCTCAGGCTCGAGATGGCGCAGAAGGTCAACGAGCGGGTGAGCAGGTCGAACCGGGAGGCGATGCTTCGCGAGCAGCTCAGGGTGATCCAGGAAGAGCTCAACGAAGGCGACGGATCCTCCGCAGACGGCGGGTACAGGAAGCGCGTCGAGGAATCGGATATGCCCGAAGAGGTGCGTAAAAAAGCACTCGCCGAGGTGCGCAAGCTCGAGACCGGGGGGAGCCACAACCACGAGAGCGCCGTTATCAGGAACTACCTGGACCTCATGCTCGAACTTCCCTGGGTGACCGGAGAGAAGAAGAGTATCGACATCGACGAGGCCCGACAGGTGCTGGACCGGCACCACAACGGCCTGGAAAAGGTCAAGGAACGGATCATCCAGCACCTCGCGGTCATGAAACTCAAGCAGGAGAAGCAGGGCTCAATCCTCCTCTTCGCCGGCCCGCCCGGAACCGGGAAGACGAGCCTCGGCCGGAGCATCGCGGAGGCGCTGGGCCGGGAGTACGTCCGGATCAGCCTCGGCGGAGTCAGGGACGAGGCCGAGATCCGGGGCCACCGGAGGACCTACGTCGGGGCCCTGCCCGGGAGGATTATCCAGGGGATGAAGAAAGCGGGCACGAAGAACCCGGTCTTCATTCTCGACGAGGTGGACAAACTCGCGGTGTCCTACGCGGGAGACCCGGCGGCGGCGCTCCTCGAGGTACTCGACCCCGAGCAGAACAGCACCTTCTCGGACCACTACCTGGAAGTCGCCTACGATCTCTCCGACGTGTTGTTCATCGCCACGGCGAACACGCTCGCCACGATCCCCGCACCGCTCCTCGACCGGATGGAGCTGATCGAGATCTCGGGCTACACCAAGAACGAGAAGTTCGCCATCGCGAAGGACCACCTCCTGCCCGAGACGCTCAAGGAGCACGGCCTTGAGCCTGGTCAGCTGGTGATAGAGGACGAGGCACTGAAGGTAATCATCGACAGCTACACCCGTGAGGCAGGGGTCAGGTGGCTCAAGAAGCAGCTCGCCAAGACCGCCCGGTACCTCTCCGAGAAGATCGTCTCCGGTAAGGCGGAGCTCCCGTTCGTGGTGACGGTGGAAATGCTGCCCGAAATCCTCGGAAAAGAGCCTGTCCGGAAGGAGATGGCGCGAAAGGAACCAGTGCCGGGGGTCGTGACCGGTCTCGCCTGGACCCCGGTCGGCGGGGAGATCCTCTTCATCGAGGGTACGTTCATGCCAGGCACCGGGAAGCTCACCCTCACCGGGCAGCTCGGGGACGTGATGAAGGAGTCGGCGACGATATCGCTCTCCCTCCTCCGGTCCCGGCTCGCCAACACCGAGAACGGGTTCGACTTCATCAAGAGCGACATCCACATCCACGTCCCTTCGGGAGCGACCCCGAAGGACGGGCCCTCCGCGGGAGTGACCCTCTTCTCGGCGCTGGCCTCGCTGATCACCGGGAAGACCGTCGACCCGCTCCTTGCCATGACCGGAGAGATCACCCTCTCCGGAGCGGTGCTCCCGGTAGGCGGGATCAAGGAGAAGGTCCTCGCCGCCCACCGGGCGGGGATCAGGAAGGTCATCCTGCCGAAGGAGAACGAGCGCGACCTGCAGGACGTCCCCGAAGATGTCCGCGAGGAACTCATGTTCGTCACGGTGGAGAACGTCGACGAGGTCCTCCGGGAGGCGCTCGGGATCGAGCTTCCCCGGACCGTGTTCCTGCACAAAGGGAACAGCGTGATCCCCGTGCAGAACTGCTGA
- a CDS encoding SIMPL domain-containing protein gives MNARLSILIAAAVLLVVLAATGAVSAADTSIEHTITASGTGSVMGTPDRAQISLAVETENPDVRVAQAANAARMSTVMDALIAAGIPKDALKTTGYNIYPVYDDSKLLYGQKITAYRVTNTLTVTLHDVSRTGEVIDIGIANGINQANSIRFFLSDEQNQVLRTEALKEATDRAAADARTVASALGVSISSVKSVDIGGGYSPVIYQNYAVSEKSAGGSSTPIEAGDVTVTATVTVTYLIG, from the coding sequence ATGAACGCCAGATTATCGATTCTCATCGCTGCCGCGGTGCTCCTCGTCGTCCTCGCGGCGACCGGGGCCGTATCGGCGGCCGATACCAGCATCGAGCATACCATCACCGCTTCCGGAACCGGCTCCGTAATGGGGACCCCCGACCGGGCCCAGATCTCGCTCGCCGTCGAGACAGAGAACCCCGACGTGCGGGTGGCCCAGGCCGCGAATGCCGCACGGATGTCGACGGTAATGGATGCCCTTATTGCAGCCGGTATCCCGAAGGACGCACTCAAGACAACCGGATATAACATCTACCCGGTATACGATGACTCCAAGCTCCTCTACGGGCAGAAGATCACGGCATACCGCGTGACCAACACCCTGACCGTCACGCTCCACGATGTGAGCCGGACGGGAGAGGTGATCGATATCGGGATCGCGAACGGGATCAACCAGGCGAATTCCATCCGGTTCTTCCTCTCCGACGAACAGAACCAGGTGCTGCGGACAGAGGCGCTGAAAGAAGCCACGGACAGGGCGGCAGCCGATGCCCGGACGGTCGCGTCCGCGCTGGGGGTCAGCATCTCCTCGGTGAAGTCCGTCGATATCGGCGGAGGGTACTCCCCCGTGATATACCAGAACTATGCGGTGAGCGAGAAATCGGCCGGTGGGTCGTCGACACCGATCGAAGCCGGAGACGTTACCGTGACGGCGACGGTCACCGTGACCTACCTTATCGGCTGA
- a CDS encoding SRPBCC domain-containing protein, producing MRTIYTELQVIASPEHVWKAVVASPAIPVEIRDAIHDRRTGVSMRVPMSAGGRGATLTVTLLAVVPFREIRWKGYLWIPGLFDGEHSFEIREDSEGKTLLVQSERFTGLLLPFLSGTIKATKQEFETMNSGIRDQAERVTG from the coding sequence ATGCGGACCATATATACTGAACTACAGGTCATCGCATCCCCGGAACATGTCTGGAAGGCAGTTGTGGCCTCCCCGGCCATTCCCGTCGAGATCCGGGACGCCATACATGACCGGAGGACAGGGGTGAGTATGCGTGTACCCATGAGTGCCGGTGGCAGAGGTGCTACCCTCACGGTAACGCTCCTTGCGGTCGTTCCATTCCGGGAAATCCGGTGGAAAGGGTATCTCTGGATCCCCGGGCTTTTTGACGGCGAGCATAGTTTCGAAATCAGGGAGGATTCAGAGGGAAAAACGCTGCTCGTCCAGAGCGAGAGATTCACCGGGCTTCTTCTCCCCTTCCTTTCCGGGACAATTAAAGCCACGAAGCAGGAATTTGAAACGATGAATTCCGGGATCAGGGACCAGGCAGAGCGAGTCACTGGTTGA
- a CDS encoding QueT transporter family protein has protein sequence MHELAGVWTDRRGIAFIAVTAVLYAMLLIPFNQASLVVAGISIRPAAALPVVFGILWGPAAAWGIGIGNVAGDLFGSWSPLSIFGFLINFIYPYLSYLLWHRLMQRRTIRMSPYALGMYWIVAFVATLICMALLATAGTLFFGRPFVSKFVSYFGNNIFWTMTAGAVIFGLALGPAIRKGFVYGREWTKNHVIPR, from the coding sequence ATGCACGAGCTCGCCGGGGTCTGGACCGACCGGAGGGGAATTGCATTCATTGCAGTGACTGCCGTCCTTTACGCGATGCTCCTGATCCCGTTCAACCAGGCGTCCCTGGTCGTCGCGGGGATCTCCATCCGGCCGGCAGCGGCACTCCCGGTGGTCTTCGGAATTCTCTGGGGTCCTGCGGCCGCGTGGGGCATCGGGATCGGGAACGTCGCCGGGGATCTCTTCGGTTCCTGGTCCCCGCTCTCTATCTTCGGCTTTCTCATCAACTTCATCTATCCGTACCTCTCTTACCTCCTCTGGCACCGGCTGATGCAACGTCGCACGATACGGATGAGCCCGTATGCCCTCGGGATGTACTGGATCGTCGCCTTCGTGGCCACCCTTATCTGCATGGCACTCCTCGCCACCGCAGGGACACTCTTCTTCGGCCGGCCATTCGTGAGCAAGTTCGTCAGTTACTTCGGGAACAATATCTTCTGGACGATGACCGCCGGTGCGGTAATCTTCGGGCTGGCGCTCGGACCCGCGATAAGAAAAGGATTCGTATACGGCAGGGAATGGACGAAGAATCACGTCATTCCCCGGTAA
- a CDS encoding flavodoxin domain-containing protein, whose protein sequence is MSARILVAYVSPKGSTAEIAEAIGKELKSAGYSIDIAEMKAVSSVEGYNAVVMGAPLYMGKVVGDMAKFIRKHLDDLEKIPVAAFTVGMSPVDKNPASMEKATEIFHRALDPLKPAAETIFAGKVDPEKLSFMQRWMIGKAQAPVGDFRDWDAIATWAKELPGKLGI, encoded by the coding sequence ATGTCCGCCCGGATACTTGTCGCATATGTGTCGCCGAAAGGTTCGACCGCCGAGATCGCAGAGGCTATTGGAAAAGAACTGAAATCGGCCGGATACAGTATCGATATAGCAGAAATGAAGGCCGTCTCCTCCGTGGAAGGATACAATGCGGTCGTCATGGGGGCTCCGCTCTACATGGGAAAAGTCGTGGGAGATATGGCGAAATTCATCAGGAAACACCTCGATGACCTGGAGAAGATACCGGTCGCCGCATTTACCGTGGGAATGTCCCCGGTGGATAAGAATCCCGCATCGATGGAGAAGGCGACGGAGATCTTCCATCGCGCCCTGGACCCGTTGAAGCCGGCGGCAGAGACCATCTTTGCCGGAAAAGTCGACCCGGAGAAACTTTCCTTCATGCAGAGGTGGATGATCGGAAAGGCACAGGCTCCGGTCGGCGACTTCCGTGACTGGGACGCGATCGCGACCTGGGCAAAGGAACTGCCCGGGAAGCTGGGAATATAA
- a CDS encoding DUF3887 domain-containing protein produces the protein MKLTPIQVIAMLAVIAGVCVCGCTTRDTVVPDEERASVLVYADPVADGLLQGFNEDNYTKYSADFGPEMKAALDEAAFKQNRDFVVSRIGLYVSRGSPVVTESGGYIAVNYPAKFEREDGVNVRLVFRKDDESHRLSGLWFQSQKLSG, from the coding sequence ATGAAACTTACTCCGATACAGGTCATCGCGATGCTGGCGGTCATTGCCGGGGTTTGCGTCTGTGGCTGTACGACCCGGGACACCGTGGTGCCCGATGAGGAACGGGCCTCCGTGCTTGTGTATGCGGACCCTGTTGCAGACGGCCTGCTGCAGGGGTTCAACGAAGACAATTATACGAAGTACTCCGCTGATTTCGGTCCGGAAATGAAAGCAGCCCTGGATGAGGCGGCATTTAAGCAGAACCGCGATTTCGTCGTATCCAGGATCGGGCTCTACGTGTCCAGGGGAAGTCCGGTTGTTACCGAGAGTGGCGGGTACATCGCGGTGAACTATCCGGCGAAGTTCGAGCGCGAGGACGGAGTGAATGTCCGGCTGGTCTTTCGGAAGGACGATGAGTCCCACCGGCTGAGTGGCCTCTGGTTCCAGTCGCAGAAACTGAGCGGTTGA
- a CDS encoding tetratricopeptide repeat protein: protein MEVRTKEKILAAGIGAGIFLIVTTWAVTGVTSGHPAGLITLLLIAEILFTIACIAIFLREDFRGAALAPPLAAGFLLAVLVVGIVLVSEAAVAPLPPPPDSPAWNSGNQVIAMAVPSDEISTDSPEARELLIQGLTTASRDNRFAEAIPYYDRAIALDPDFSEAWMAKSVALFNLGYYTEASACVDRAILLDPENESARFLKERILSAMSRSGQAGSP from the coding sequence GTGGAAGTTCGCACGAAGGAGAAGATTCTTGCCGCGGGCATCGGGGCCGGGATATTTCTCATTGTCACGACCTGGGCGGTCACCGGCGTTACGTCCGGGCATCCTGCCGGACTGATCACCCTCCTCCTGATAGCCGAGATCCTCTTCACCATCGCGTGTATCGCGATATTCCTCAGGGAGGACTTTCGCGGTGCGGCGCTCGCCCCGCCTCTCGCAGCAGGATTCCTGCTCGCGGTCCTGGTGGTCGGGATAGTGCTCGTCAGCGAAGCGGCAGTGGCCCCCCTCCCCCCGCCACCGGATTCACCGGCATGGAACAGCGGAAACCAGGTCATCGCGATGGCCGTCCCGAGCGATGAGATCTCGACGGACTCGCCGGAGGCACGGGAGCTGCTTATCCAGGGGCTGACGACCGCCTCCCGGGACAACCGGTTCGCCGAGGCCATCCCGTATTACGACCGGGCAATTGCGCTCGATCCGGACTTTTCCGAAGCCTGGATGGCAAAGAGCGTCGCACTCTTCAACCTGGGATACTATACGGAAGCTTCCGCATGTGTGGACAGGGCGATCCTTCTCGACCCGGAGAACGAGAGTGCACGATTCCTGAAAGAGCGTATTCTTTCTGCAATGAGCCGTTCAGGTCAGGCCGGATCGCCGTAG
- a CDS encoding PAS domain-containing protein has protein sequence MKDTPRTTPAGEALRESEERYRTLFNSMLEGFAYCRMLFDAQGLPEDWIYLDVNPAFEEITGLKEITGKKVTDAIPGIRESSPELFEIYGRVVRTGSPEQFETYFTPFDKWLHISVYSPGKDHFVAVFEDITRRKRAEEEMRRSIGRFKTVMDSIDALVYVADMETYEVLFLNKYGRDVWGDIEGKVCWRTIQAGQNGPCPFCTNDQLLDARGKPAGTLVWEFQNTVNGRWYECRDSAIQWMDGRLVRMEIATDITERKRAEDALKASEYRSAKLLEALPDMMFVVTRNGTYLDFNTPDVSELAVPPDRIIGTNVRDSGFGEETTRIILRYIGLALDTKELQRFEYPLVLPWGTRNFEARIVALSGNEALGIVRDITERRLAEEEIREREEKFRMIFEHSNDAILFAEVPVKGVLGNIIDANEVALRELGYTKDEFVPGPVARIVSSRLQEKLPHAISELLATGYITFESELARKDGSLLPVEISARVVTIREQSFIVAIARDITERKVAAREMEEHTRFLATLMDTLPVPLFYKDMNGRYLGCNPPFEEYIGIQCSQLKGKTAYDIQPKDLADTYNESDQRLFASRTRQVYEARVMFADGTRHDVVFYKAPFFNADGSLGGLIGTFLDISERKSMEKALRESRQILEAVLNTIPARVFWKDRNLVYLGCNEPFARDAGFEKPDDLIGKTDFEMGWSEQAELYRADDRAVIESGKSKLLFEEPQTTPSGAVIYLLSSKVPLRDARGEIIGVLGTYLDITDRKEAEEALRESEDRFRELFNSMSSGVVVYRAVDDGADFEIVDFNHGAEIIEKISKQEVIGKRITETFPGVMEFGLLEVLRKVWRSGEPEHFPQSHYQDKRITGWRENYVYRLPSGEIIAIYDDVTDRKVAEDALRESENRYRTLFEESPIPLWEDDFSPVKAWLKGKVQGGTPDISAYLKDHPEEVAKCAGKVNVLRINRAAMTLFGTASFDEFGENLPAIFPRESHDAFREEISALWMGKREFEGEVPLRTLRGEAKVGIMRVTVVPGHEETLSRVLVSVLDITQRKNAEQALHQVNKKLNMLSSITRHDILNLIMAIRGYLELSEDLVESPELRGYQVKMNEAVDAIQRQIEFTRFYQDIGVEEPLWQDAGTLVKKVESQIEIGGIVLENDLPGLEIFADPLIEKVFYNLVENSLRHGGHVTNIRFSFTENPGGLVLSYRDNGTGISAEDKKKLFQRGFGKHTGLGLFLSREILSITDMTIRETGEPGEGVNFEIFVPKGRYRIVPG, from the coding sequence GTGAAGGATACCCCCCGGACGACCCCGGCAGGAGAAGCTCTCCGGGAAAGTGAAGAACGGTACCGTACGCTCTTCAATTCGATGCTTGAAGGATTTGCCTACTGCAGGATGCTTTTTGATGCGCAGGGCCTGCCCGAAGACTGGATCTACCTCGATGTAAACCCTGCATTCGAGGAGATCACCGGGTTGAAGGAGATCACCGGAAAGAAGGTCACAGATGCGATCCCCGGTATCCGGGAGTCGTCTCCCGAGCTGTTCGAAATCTACGGCAGGGTTGTGAGAACGGGATCACCCGAACAGTTCGAGACATATTTCACCCCCTTCGATAAATGGCTGCACATCTCGGTGTACAGTCCGGGGAAGGACCATTTCGTCGCGGTCTTTGAAGATATCACCCGACGGAAACGGGCCGAGGAGGAGATGAGACGCTCTATCGGACGGTTCAAGACGGTTATGGACAGTATCGATGCACTCGTGTACGTCGCGGATATGGAGACGTACGAAGTCCTCTTTCTCAACAAATACGGCAGGGATGTGTGGGGCGATATCGAGGGAAAAGTCTGCTGGCGGACGATCCAGGCGGGCCAGAACGGGCCCTGCCCGTTCTGCACAAATGACCAGCTTCTTGACGCCCGGGGGAAACCGGCCGGCACCCTGGTATGGGAATTCCAGAATACGGTGAACGGGCGCTGGTACGAGTGCAGGGACTCGGCGATCCAGTGGATGGACGGCCGCCTGGTGCGAATGGAGATCGCGACCGATATTACCGAACGAAAGCGTGCGGAAGACGCACTGAAGGCGAGTGAATACCGGAGTGCGAAACTGCTCGAAGCCCTCCCGGACATGATGTTTGTCGTCACCCGCAACGGCACGTACCTCGATTTCAATACCCCCGATGTCTCCGAACTTGCGGTCCCCCCGGACCGGATCATCGGGACGAATGTCCGCGACTCGGGGTTCGGGGAAGAGACAACGCGTATTATCCTTCGCTATATCGGACTTGCACTCGACACGAAAGAGCTCCAGCGGTTCGAGTACCCGCTGGTCCTCCCGTGGGGTACCCGTAATTTCGAAGCACGGATTGTGGCACTTTCCGGGAACGAGGCCCTCGGCATCGTAAGGGATATCACCGAACGAAGGCTTGCAGAAGAGGAGATCAGGGAACGCGAGGAAAAATTCAGGATGATCTTCGAGCATTCCAACGACGCAATCCTTTTTGCCGAAGTTCCCGTGAAGGGAGTGCTCGGCAATATCATCGATGCGAATGAAGTGGCACTCCGTGAGCTCGGCTACACGAAAGATGAATTCGTGCCGGGCCCTGTTGCGAGGATTGTGTCTTCCCGGTTACAGGAAAAACTGCCTCACGCAATATCCGAATTACTCGCGACCGGATACATCACCTTCGAGAGTGAACTGGCCAGGAAAGACGGGTCGCTTCTCCCGGTCGAGATCAGCGCCCGAGTCGTGACGATCCGGGAGCAGTCGTTCATCGTCGCCATCGCCCGCGATATCACCGAGAGAAAGGTTGCGGCCCGGGAGATGGAGGAGCATACCCGGTTCCTTGCCACGCTTATGGATACCCTCCCGGTCCCGCTCTTTTATAAGGATATGAACGGGAGATACCTCGGGTGCAACCCGCCGTTCGAGGAATATATCGGGATACAATGCAGCCAACTGAAGGGAAAGACCGCATACGACATCCAGCCGAAAGATCTTGCGGATACTTACAACGAATCGGATCAGCGGTTGTTCGCGAGCCGCACCCGGCAGGTCTACGAGGCCCGGGTAATGTTTGCCGACGGGACCCGGCATGACGTCGTCTTCTACAAGGCGCCGTTCTTCAATGCCGACGGCTCGCTCGGCGGTCTTATCGGGACTTTTCTCGATATCAGCGAGCGCAAATCGATGGAAAAGGCACTTCGCGAGTCGCGCCAGATCCTCGAGGCCGTCCTCAATACCATCCCCGCCCGGGTCTTCTGGAAGGATAGAAATCTCGTGTATCTGGGCTGCAATGAACCTTTCGCCCGCGACGCCGGGTTCGAAAAACCGGATGACCTCATCGGGAAGACCGATTTCGAGATGGGCTGGAGCGAACAGGCAGAACTCTACCGGGCCGACGACCGTGCGGTGATCGAAAGCGGTAAGTCAAAACTGCTCTTCGAAGAGCCGCAGACGACCCCTTCGGGAGCGGTTATCTATCTCCTGTCGAGCAAGGTCCCGTTGAGGGACGCCCGGGGGGAGATCATCGGCGTGCTGGGGACCTATCTCGACATTACCGATCGCAAGGAGGCAGAGGAAGCGCTTCGCGAAAGCGAGGACCGGTTCAGGGAATTGTTCAATTCCATGAGCAGCGGTGTCGTGGTCTATCGCGCGGTGGATGACGGGGCCGATTTCGAGATCGTGGATTTCAACCACGGTGCCGAGATCATCGAGAAGATTTCGAAACAGGAGGTGATTGGAAAGCGTATCACCGAGACATTCCCCGGCGTAATGGAATTCGGACTTCTGGAGGTCCTTCGAAAGGTCTGGCGCAGCGGGGAGCCGGAACATTTCCCCCAGTCCCATTATCAGGACAAGAGGATTACCGGGTGGCGTGAAAATTACGTGTACAGACTCCCCTCCGGTGAGATAATCGCAATTTACGACGATGTTACCGACAGGAAGGTGGCCGAGGACGCATTGCGGGAGAGTGAGAACAGATACCGGACCCTTTTCGAGGAATCCCCGATCCCGCTCTGGGAGGATGATTTCTCGCCGGTAAAGGCATGGCTGAAAGGGAAAGTGCAGGGTGGGACTCCGGATATTTCAGCGTACCTGAAGGACCACCCGGAAGAGGTCGCGAAATGTGCGGGAAAGGTGAACGTGCTCCGTATCAACCGGGCGGCAATGACACTCTTCGGGACGGCATCCTTCGATGAGTTCGGGGAGAACCTCCCCGCGATCTTCCCCCGGGAATCTCACGACGCCTTCCGCGAAGAAATCTCAGCGCTCTGGATGGGCAAACGCGAGTTCGAAGGTGAAGTTCCCCTCCGGACCCTCCGGGGAGAGGCAAAAGTCGGTATCATGAGGGTGACGGTCGTTCCGGGCCACGAGGAGACCCTCTCCAGGGTGCTCGTCTCGGTGCTCGACATTACCCAGCGCAAAAATGCCGAACAGGCCTTGCACCAGGTGAACAAAAAACTCAACATGCTCTCATCCATCACCCGTCACGATATCCTGAACCTGATCATGGCGATCCGCGGGTACCTCGAACTGTCCGAAGACCTGGTGGAGAGTCCCGAGCTCCGCGGGTACCAGGTAAAAATGAACGAGGCGGTCGACGCGATCCAGCGTCAGATCGAGTTCACCCGGTTCTACCAGGACATCGGGGTGGAAGAGCCTTTGTGGCAGGACGCGGGTACGTTAGTAAAGAAGGTCGAGTCCCAGATCGAGATTGGGGGAATAGTCCTTGAGAACGACCTGCCGGGGCTTGAAATCTTCGCGGACCCGCTCATTGAAAAGGTGTTCTATAACCTGGTCGAAAACTCCCTCCGTCACGGAGGTCACGTGACGAATATCCGGTTCTCCTTTACGGAGAATCCCGGGGGGCTGGTACTTTCTTACCGGGACAACGGGACCGGTATCTCCGCGGAAGATAAGAAAAAGCTCTTCCAGAGAGGGTTTGGGAAACATACCGGCCTGGGCCTCTTTTTATCCCGGGAGATCCTCTCTATCACCGATATGACCATCCGGGAGACCGGGGAACCGGGAGAAGGGGTGAACTTTGAGATCTTCGTGCCAAAAGGCAGGTATCGCATCGTACCCGGTTAA